In one Lolium rigidum isolate FL_2022 chromosome 3, APGP_CSIRO_Lrig_0.1, whole genome shotgun sequence genomic region, the following are encoded:
- the LOC124700184 gene encoding elongation of fatty acids protein 3-like, producing MAAALLRHVRWLLVERPAVASFHWRPGTTLAASPSFAAAAVCAYLAAVLLLHRRVVPLPSLPPRVLRAVSAVHNVVLLSISAAMAAGCVLSAAATAPSRRWVFCFPPGATPPSGPVFYWAHVFYLSKIYELGDTLLILLGRRPLTLLHVYHHAVVIAMCYLWLATTQSLVPVALVTNASVHVVMYTYYLCCTLGLRWPPRWKRAVTELQIVQFVFSFAASVVMLWFHFARGGCEGMAGWAFNAVFNASLLALFLDFHGAAYAAAKGKKRSSSNGKKAE from the coding sequence ATGGCGGCCGCCCTGCTGCGCCACGTCCGGTGGCTCCTCGTCGAGCGCCCCGCCGTCGCCTCCTTCCACTGGCGTCCGGGAACCACGCTCGCCGCGTCCCcgtccttcgccgccgccgccgtctgcgCGTACCTCGCCGCGgtgctcctcctccaccgccgcgtcGTGCCGCTCCCCTCCCTCCCACCGCGCGTGCTCCGCGCCGTCTCCGCAGTCCACAACGTGGTCCTCCTCTCCATctccgcggccatggcggcgggcTGCGTGCTCTCCGCGGCCGCCACGGCGCCGTCGCGGCGGTGGGTCTTCTGCTTCCCGCCGGGCGCCACGCCGCCGTCGGGCCCGGTCTTCTACTGGGCGCACGTCTTCTACCTCTCCAAGATCTACGAGCTCGGCGACACGCTGCTCATCCTCCTCGGCCGCCGCCCGCTCACCCTGCTCCACGtctaccaccacgccgtcgtcatcGCCATGTGCTACCTCTGGCTCGCCACCACCCAGTCGCTCGTGCCCGTCGCGCTCGTCACCAACGCCTCCGTCCACGTCGTCATGTACACCTACTACCTCTGCTGCACCCTCGGCCTCCGCTGGCCGCCGCGCTGGAAGCGCGCCGTCACGGAGCTGCAGATCGTGCAGTTCGTCTTCAGCTTCGCGGCCTCCGTCGTCATGCTGTGGTTCCACTTCGCCCGCGGCGGCTGCGAGGGGATGGCCGGCTGGGCGTTCAACGCCGTCTTCAACGCCTCGCTGCTCGCGCTCTTCCTCGATTTCCACGGCGCCGCCTACGCCGCGGCCAAGGGCAAGAAAAGGAGCAGCAGCAATGGGAAGAAAGCAGAGTGA